In Oryzias latipes chromosome 6, ASM223467v1, the sequence CCCCAACAGCCCCTTCAGGGTAAGACTCTTGTACAGATACGCAAACACAGATGCACTTGACATAAAATTATCTTGACAGAATATAAGGATACTTGACCAAATGTAATGTAAGAGAGCTGTAGGAGTTGTTTCTGCTTCAAGTGCTCTGTGAATTCATTAGGTTCTGGTTGGAGAGGGCTCTCATCCTGACAAAGTAAAGGTCTTTGGGCCTGGAGTGGAGAAGACAGGGCTTAAAGCTAATGAGCCAACGTACTTCACTGTGGACTGCAGTGAAGCTGGCCAAGGTGAGTGTATGATATGAGTGATTCCAAGAGAAAAAGGATAGAGAATGGTTGTGCAAGTATCGGCGCTATCTCGTAAAAGCTAAAAATAGAGAAGCACAAAATGAACAGAAGAGGTGAAACTGTGAGACTAAGCTGCAAACCCATTTAAATGCATGCTTGTACTTGAAATCAAGCTCCAGGCAATGGAGCTCGATGACTTCAATTTATTCAGATCATCTACTTTTAAGTAACCTCTATGAATTGGGCTCATTGTCATGCACCATTAGGGGACATCAGCATTGGAATCAAGTGTGCCCCTGGGGTGGTTGGTCCTGCTGAGGCGGATATCGACTTTGACATCATCAAGAATGACAATGACACCTTCACTGTCAAATACACTCCACCCGCTCCAGGCCGGTTCACTATCATGGTTTTGTTTGCTGACCAGGTAAGTTGTTCTGGTTCAGGCATAACCAGGTTTTCTCAAATTGCTTATGGAATGGTTTtttagtttaacatttttatctgcTAACTTTCACAGGAAATTCCAATCAGTCCATTTAAAGTCAAGGTGGATCCTTCTCATGATGCTGGCAAGGTGAGAGCAGAGGGTCCAGGACTCAACAAGACAGGTGAGATTACGATAATGTCTGCAAAGCAGCCAGCAATCACTCACTTTTTGCAGTCGTAACACTAACAACACTGCATGTTTCAGGTGTGGAGGTGGGCACTCCAACCCACTTCACAATCTACACAAAGGGAGCAGGAAAAGCCAAACCTGAGGTGCATTTTGCCGCATCTGGCCCCGGAGAGGCAGTTCGTGACTTTGAGATCATCGATAATCATGATTATTCCTACACTGTCAAATACACAGCTCTTCAGCAGGTACTGCAgtcttctgttttaaaatagaatttATTTTCTACACCTAATCATTGAATACTCGTGTTTTTTGGCCGTTTCTCAGGGCAACATGGCAATTTCGATTGCTCTGGGAGGAGACACCATTCCCAAAAGCCCCTTCCATATTACAGTGGCACCAGCCATGGATCTAGCAAAAGTTAAAGTTGAGGGATTGGACACCAGTAagttgcaagaaaaacaaacttccttGCTTGTTTCTACACATCAAGAACCATTTGCAATGATTTCACTGGTCTGCCTTGCAGAAGTAGAGGTTGGGAAGGACCAGGAGTTCACGGTGAACACGAAGGGTGCTGGTGGGCTTGGCAACGTAGGAGTGAAAATGACTTCTCCCTCAGGCCGACCAATTCCTTGCAAGCTGGAGTCAGACAAAGCAAAAGGCAATCACAGTGTAAAGTACATTCCCCCAGAGGAGGGACAGTACAAGGTTGACGTCAACTATGATGGGAACCCTGTCCTAGGAAGTCCTTTTGGGGTTGAGGCAGTGATGCCGGCTGATCCTTCAAAGGTCAAACTTCTTTGCAGCTTCTTACAGGTTTACGTACAAACTAAAAGCTAAAggaaataaacatgtttgattACTCTGCCACAGGTGAGAGCATTCGGTCCAGGCCTGCAGGGCGGTATTGTGGGTAAACCAGCTCCATTTACCATTGATACCAAAGGAGCTGGTGCTGGAGGACTGGGCTTGACAGTGGAGGGCCCCTGTGAGGCAAAAATTGAATGCCAAGACAATGGTGATGGCACATGCTCAGTGTCCTACCTTCCCACCGAGCCTGGGGAATATGCCATCAACATCCTGTTTGCAGAGCAGCACATCTCTGGCTCTCCATTCAAAGCTGCCATTCGCCCAGCCCTTGATCCCATCAAAGTGGTTGCCAGTGGGCCAGGTCTGGAGAGGGCCAAGGCAGGAGAACCAGCAACCTTTACTGTGGACTGCAGCAGAGCAGGCGATGCTGAACTCACCattgagattgtgtcagagacTGGGGTTAAGGCTGAAGTGCACATCCAGAAAACTGCTGAGGGGACCTTTTCTGTCACGTACATCCCATCCTTCCAGGGCACACACACTATTACCATTAAATATGGCGGACACACAATTCCCCACTTTCCCCGGGTGCTGCAGGTGGAGCcatccgtggacaccagtggGGTCCATGTTTACGGGCCTGGAGTGGAGCCCAGAGGTGAGACTGGTCAAAATACCTTTAACCCTAAATCAATTTGCATTTCAAATGTGGCTTACAGTTTGAGCAAATTGTCTTTGAGTGGCGAAAAAGTCCCCACTAAAACATTTACAACAACCCTTACGGAGCAAGTTTGATGCTGGTCTCGGTCAATAAATCACCTGATGTCTCCTTTTTATTTCCAGGGGTCCTCAGAGAAGTCACGACCCACTTCATTGTGGATGCCCGTGCCCTCATCAAGATTGGAGGGGGTCATGTTAAAGTTCACATTATCAACCCCTCTGGCTCCAATACGGATGCTTATATTACAGACAAGGGAGACGGCACTTACAGAGTGGAGTACACAGCGTTTGAAGACGGTATGAgctcagagaaagaaaaaaaaagctgctagTTAATTTAGCTCTGCAAATGAATGCAATTAAAGGATCAGTAATGAAAAACAGCCACTGAACTAAGACTGCATAAAACAGTTAACATGAGTAAAACTTAAATACAGAAAATCATTAGAAGATaggaagtgaaaaaaacatccaGCCAGCCAGACAAAGAATTGCTAACAGGTGCTGGTTTGGAGCGCCGTTTGGGAATAAAGCAGAAGAGTGGGAGAGAGAGGGGTATTAATACAGACTGATGCAGTCAAGCAATGATGTGAGGGGCAGGGAGCAGGCAGGCATAGAGGCAGACAGCCTCTGCTTTATATAGAGTGTGCTCTGGAACAGGAGCTCTTAACCAGCCGGATATGTGTGCTGAAGGCTGCCTGCATGAAGCAATACAGCAAGGAGATGACAGTAGGTATTAATAGAGACCTCTAACACAAAGCAAAGGGATCACAGAGCACTTCTGCCCCACCAGACATGCTCTAATATCAGAGCTTTGCAGCTGAGAACCTGCCGTGTTCCATAGGCCTACTTAGAGCGCTCTGTCAAAAAAACCTTGTAACAGAATAATGAATAAGAAGCAGATGGATCATCTTGTTGCTTCACCGAAGCATCTGAACTCTGGAAAGTGGCTTTTATTAATAAACAGATGTTTATATTCCCATTGGGGATTTAGTTTTGCTCATAATTAAGAGGAGGAGGCACAATCAAAGAATGCTTTTCAGTTTTTAgagaaatcaaatgaaaatgagtGACAGCAGGGCCCTGACTGCACAGATGCATCTGCTTGTGTGCAGGAATTCATCTGATTGAAGTGCTGTACGACGATGCGCCTGTTCCTAAGAGCCCTTTCAGAGTATCTGTGGTTGAAGGATGTGATCCGACTCGGGTCCGTGCCTTTGGGCCGGGTCTGGAGGGAGGAATAACTAACAAGCCTAACCGTTTCACTGTGGAAACCAGGTACTGTAAGAACACACAGAGGAGACATCTGTGGAGGCATTCATAGAAATAAGTGCACATAATTCAGACTTTATAGCGTCGGTGAATCTGACAGTATAGATTGGAAAATAAGCAATGAAGAGGAACATAAAAATGCAGTCTTCTCTTTCAGGGGTGCTGGTACTGGAGGTTTGGGTCTTACAATTGAGGGAGCTTCAGAGGCAAAAATATCGTGCAAGGACAACAAAGATGGTAGCTGCAGTGTGGAATATGTACCTTTCACTCCTGGAGATTATGATGTAAACATCAACTATGGAGGTCAACCGATCCCTGGCAGTCCATTCCGTGTTCCTGTGAAGGATCCAGTGGACCCCACCAAAGTCAAATGCTCTGGACCAGGTCTGGGCACAGGAGTGAGGGCCCACGTTCCTCAGAACTTTACGGTGGACTGTACTCAGGCGGGACAGGCTCCACTGGATGTAAAACTCTACGGTCCAACAGGTGAGGACACATTTTAGGAAGAAAATGTAGAATTGGTTCAACATCGTAACAGTAACTATGAATCGGCATGTGGGACATGAATATTTGCAGGTACTGTGGAGCCTGTTGGTGTGAAGAACAATGGGGACGGCACCCACACAGTTCATTACACCCCAGCACAGGACGGCCCCTACACTGTGTCAGTCAAATATTCAGATCAGGAAGTCCCACACAGGTATGAAGCCTTTTGAATAACATCAAACAACAATAAGAGGATCAATCTCAGTTGGTTTTTGAATCTACTTTGGAAATTGTTTTCCTCCAAGAGgccttttagttttaattactCTATTTTCTCTACCAGTCCATTCAAAGTGATGTCTCAACCCGGCCATGATGCCAGTAAGGTCCGAGCCAGTGGTCCTGGTCTGGACATTAAAGGTGTACCTGCAAGTCTGCCTGTTGAATTCACGATCGATGCTCGCGATGCTGGAGAAGGACTGCTCACTGTGCAGATTTTGGTAGGTACTGCTCCCTTTTGACACGCTGTAACCTGCAATAGTTGAGTAAAATTAACTTGTATTGACAGGATCCAGAGGGCAAGCCAAAAAACGCAACCATCCAAGACAACAGGGATGGGACGTACACTGTGTCCTACGTCCCTGATTCTACCGGGCCCTACACCATCACCATTAAATATGGAGGAGATGAGATTCCCTACTCCCCGTACCGCATCCAGTCTCTGCCCACTGGAGACGCCAGCAAATGTCTTCTCACAGGTAACAACTTCTTCTGCGATAGTTCTGATGGACAAAACACAATGACAGTTTGTTGAATCAGTTTTAGATTTATTCACGACTGCTTTCTTCTACTTTGCAGTTTCAGTTGGAGGACATGGGATGTGTGAGTAACACaggctttgtttttctgtcccgGCAACATTGCAAGTCACGCTTTTTGGTGTGAATTTATTCGGGACTTTGAATTTTATGTCCTTCTGTCCTTTACAGCAAGTCTGCAGAAGCTGCAAACCTCAGAGGACACAGTCATCACAGTGGATGCCAAGGCTGCAGGGAAAGGAAAGGTGACCTGCAAGGTGCTGACCCCACAGGGAATGGAGCTGGACATGGATGTGGTGGAGAATCGTGATGGCACCTTTGATATTTACTACACTGCCCCTGAACCGGGGAAATATGTAATTACGATCCGCTTTGGAGGGCAGAACATCCCAAAGAGCCCCTTCCAAGTGATGGTGAGTAAAGGAGTAATTACATAGCAGTTAGAGTTGTGTTGCAGGTGTCTGTATGTGTCATTTTGCCCTCTGCACTGACAGGCCACAAATGAGCCAGTGGTACCTCGAGATACAGTGGACCCGCTCTTCCGCCCTGTTAATTTCCTAGTCCCTTTCACACCACAGCAGGGAGAGATCACAGGTTAGCCTAACACAAAGCGCCCGGCTCCTGCACATGTAAAAGAATGCCACTGaaatgaaaaccttttaaaCCTTTAGGTGAAGTAAAGATGCCGTCAGGGAAAACCGCTCGGCCGCACATCACCGACAACAAGGACGGCACCATCACAATAAAGTACCAACCTACAGAGAGAGGCCTCCATGAGATGGACATCAAATATGATGGAAACCACATTCCAGGTCACAAACTAGCTGATGATGGGAACTAAATAAGCCTAAACCAGAGTCTAAGCATTACTTACATTTGCTACAGGAAGTCCTCTGCAGTTCTATGTGGATGCGGTGAACAGTGGTGTGGTCACTGCCTATGGTCCCGGTCTCAGTTATGGCATGGTCAACAAGTCCGCCACCTTCACAGTGGTCACCAAAAATGCTGGAGAAGGTAAATTGGGCCACTTTGCCACGCTTGAGCGAAACTGGTCCTGCAAGCGGTCATCACTAAAGTCTTTTGAGTCCTTTTCCCTCTTAAGGTGGACTGTCACTAGCAGTGGAGGGTCCCTCCAAAGCTGAGATCACATGCAAGGACAACAAAGATGGTACCTGCACTGTGTCCTATCTCCCCACTGCACCGGGAGACTACAACATCATTGTTAAATTTGACAATAAACACATCCCTGGAAGTCCATTTACTGCCAAGATCACTGGTAAATATTTCGATGCACATTTATATTGAACCAGCTTTTAGAAGTCCATAAAATTCTTAATCATTTTTGTATGTCATGCAGGAGATGACTCCATAACCAGAACCTCCCAGCTGAATGTGGGGACAGCAACTGATGTGTCCCTAAAGATTACAGAAACTGATCTGAGCTGCCTGACTGCCAGTATCAGAGCTCCATCAGGCAATGAGGAACCCTGCCTGCTGAAGAGGCTGCCCAACAGACACCTAGGTGATGTATCCTCCAGCTAGGACACACAAAATCGCACATGAATCcttaaaatcataaataaattgacacttttttctcttttacatcCGTAGGAATCTCTTTTACTCCCAAAGAGGTTGGTGAGCATGAAGTGAGCGTCAGAAAGGATGGCATCCATGTGGCCAACAGTCCTTTCAAAATCATGGTCGGTCAGTCGGAGATCGGGGAGGCCAGCAGAGTAAAAGCTTTTGGAAAAGGCCTGATTGAAGCACACACTTTTGAAATGGCTGAATTTTTCGTGGACACAAGGAATGCAGgtaaacttttagaaatcatcctgcaaaaggttgaaaaaattaTTAGTTACTATGTTTTATAATATCAGTGTGTCTTttacccctttttttaaaacccaggTTATGGAGGTCTTGCTCTGTCGATTGAAGGTCCAAGCAAAGTTGACATCAACTGTGAGGATATGGAGGACGGGACATGCAGGGTGACTTACTGCccaacagaaccaggaagtTACACTGTTAACATCAAGTTTGCGGAAAAGCACATCCCAGGTGTGAACCTGTTACAAAAAGAATCAATAAAGAACGAAAAGCCTATGTGATTTGACGCAAGTCAAATTGGTATTTTTCTGTATGTTCTTTCCAGGAAGCCCATTTGCAGTCAAGGTGACCGGAGAAGGAAGGATCAAGGAAAGCATTACGAGAAAGAGACAGGCCTCCTCTCTTGCCTCAGTGGGTAGCACATGCGGACTTAACCTCAAGATCCCAGGTGAATACAGGAGGCGGTCAGAAATGGTTAGAGGGCGGCGGGTAATCCTGAAGCTGCCCCACAGCTACATTAGTATTCTCACTGCTTTTTCCTACCACAGGAAACTGGTTTCAGATGGTTTCAGCTCAGGAGAGGCTGACCCGGACGTTCACTCGCAGCAGCCACACATACACCCGCACCGAGCGCACAGAGATCAGCAAAACTCGTGGCGGAGAGACCAAGAGGGAGGTGCGCGTGGAGGAGAGCACTCaggtgggaggaggaggaagtcCTTTCAGAGATGTTTTTGGGGACTTTCTGGGCCGAGAGAGTCTGAGCAGCTTTGCCGGCCTCACAGCCAGACCTGAAGGTGAGTCAAAATATAAGCCCAGTTCGGGGAATGTTTAGTTATTATTACTAACtggttgattttattttctgctccCCTCTCTTTCAGTTGAGAGTGGTTCTCAGGCCATGACAGCTCAGGTGACCAGTCCAAGTGGAAAAACAGTGGATGCAGACATTGTGGATGGAGGGAGCAGCACATACAGCGTGCGCTTCATCCCTCAGGAAATTGGACCCCACACAGTCAATGTTAAATACAGAGGACAGCACGTTCCTGGGAGCCCCTTCCAGTTCACAGTAGGACCCATGGGAGAAGGTGGGGCCCACAAGGTTCGTGCAGGAGGTCCTGGGCTGGAAAGAGGCGTGGCTGGAGCTCCTTGTAAGTTCACTCTATGAATGAGTTGGAGCTTTTGCGtggtttagctttttttaatgcatctcTATGAACATCTTTGAGAATGACGGATGTTATACCGTCATTTGATgacttattgttttttaaaacaattaattgAACTAAGCAACCTCATGATCTGCTAACTTTCTAGCTGAGTTCAGTATCTGGACCAGAGAAGCAGGTGCTGGCGGCCTGTCTATTGCAGTAGAAGGACCCAGCAAGGCTGAGATCACTTTTGAGGACAGGAAAGATGGTTCCTGCGGAGTGTCTTACATAGTGAAAGAACCAGGTAGagttctttttccttttaactcCCACAACCATAAAGTTTCTTTCTGTTGTGCATTTTATGCGTTTATTTTTGTCTCTGCTGTTGAGCTCTCCCGTAGTTTCTC encodes:
- the flnc gene encoding filamin-C isoform X1 produces the protein MMANNYDDQLPPQYYQATDFGDEEEDEMPATEKDLAEDAPWKKIQQNTFTRWCNEHLKCVNKTITDLQKDFSDGLKLISLLEVLSQKKMYRKHHTRPNFRQMKLENVSVALEFLDREHIKLVSIDSKAIVDGNLKLILGLIWTLILHYSISMPMWDDEDDEETKKLTPKQRLLGWIQNKVPQLPINNFNRDWRDGKALGALVDNCAPGLCPDWVDWDPNQPVQNAKEAMQQADDWLGVPQVIAPEEIVDPDVDEHSVMTYLSQFPKAKLKPGAPLRPKQLFPDKVKAYGPGIEPHGNKVLHPAVFTVETLEAGSGEVLVFVEDPEGHKEEAKVKPNKDKRGTYTVTYTPKVEGVHKVKVLFAGQDIDKSPYTVNVDKDMGDPSKVHARGPGLEATGNVANKPTYFDIYTAGAGNGDISVVIVDPRGKKDTVELILENKGDSVFRCTYHPVLEGPHTIHILFAGQEIPRSPFHVNIAEAINPNACRATGRGLQPKGVRIREVADFKVFTKGAGSGTLNVSVKGPTGAEEQVKVRDAGNGVYECEYYPLKAGKYTVSITWGGQPIPRSPFEVEVGEEAGFQKVRAWGPGLKTGMVGKSADFVVEAIGTEVGTLGFSIEGPSQAKIECDDKGDGSCDVHYWPTEPGDYAVHVICDDEDIKDSPFMAHILPAVNNVFPEKVKAYGPGLQPTGVIVNKPTEFTIDARMAGKGHLRIYAQDVEGCTIDIKITDRGDGTFMCVYTPVKPIKHTIIITWGEVNVPNSPFRVLVGEGSHPDKVKVFGPGVEKTGLKANEPTYFTVDCSEAGQGDISIGIKCAPGVVGPAEADIDFDIIKNDNDTFTVKYTPPAPGRFTIMVLFADQEIPISPFKVKVDPSHDAGKVRAEGPGLNKTGVEVGTPTHFTIYTKGAGKAKPEVHFAASGPGEAVRDFEIIDNHDYSYTVKYTALQQGNMAISIALGGDTIPKSPFHITVAPAMDLAKVKVEGLDTKVEVGKDQEFTVNTKGAGGLGNVGVKMTSPSGRPIPCKLESDKAKGNHSVKYIPPEEGQYKVDVNYDGNPVLGSPFGVEAVMPADPSKVRAFGPGLQGGIVGKPAPFTIDTKGAGAGGLGLTVEGPCEAKIECQDNGDGTCSVSYLPTEPGEYAINILFAEQHISGSPFKAAIRPALDPIKVVASGPGLERAKAGEPATFTVDCSRAGDAELTIEIVSETGVKAEVHIQKTAEGTFSVTYIPSFQGTHTITIKYGGHTIPHFPRVLQVEPSVDTSGVHVYGPGVEPRGVLREVTTHFIVDARALIKIGGGHVKVHIINPSGSNTDAYITDKGDGTYRVEYTAFEDGIHLIEVLYDDAPVPKSPFRVSVVEGCDPTRVRAFGPGLEGGITNKPNRFTVETRGAGTGGLGLTIEGASEAKISCKDNKDGSCSVEYVPFTPGDYDVNINYGGQPIPGSPFRVPVKDPVDPTKVKCSGPGLGTGVRAHVPQNFTVDCTQAGQAPLDVKLYGPTGTVEPVGVKNNGDGTHTVHYTPAQDGPYTVSVKYSDQEVPHSPFKVMSQPGHDASKVRASGPGLDIKGVPASLPVEFTIDARDAGEGLLTVQILDPEGKPKNATIQDNRDGTYTVSYVPDSTGPYTITIKYGGDEIPYSPYRIQSLPTGDASKCLLTVSVGGHGMSSLQKLQTSEDTVITVDAKAAGKGKVTCKVLTPQGMELDMDVVENRDGTFDIYYTAPEPGKYVITIRFGGQNIPKSPFQVMATNEPVVPRDTVDPLFRPVNFLVPFTPQQGEITGEVKMPSGKTARPHITDNKDGTITIKYQPTERGLHEMDIKYDGNHIPGSPLQFYVDAVNSGVVTAYGPGLSYGMVNKSATFTVVTKNAGEGGLSLAVEGPSKAEITCKDNKDGTCTVSYLPTAPGDYNIIVKFDNKHIPGSPFTAKITGDDSITRTSQLNVGTATDVSLKITETDLSCLTASIRAPSGNEEPCLLKRLPNRHLGISFTPKEVGEHEVSVRKDGIHVANSPFKIMVGQSEIGEASRVKAFGKGLIEAHTFEMAEFFVDTRNAGYGGLALSIEGPSKVDINCEDMEDGTCRVTYCPTEPGSYTVNIKFAEKHIPGSPFAVKVTGEGRIKESITRKRQASSLASVGSTCGLNLKIPGNWFQMVSAQERLTRTFTRSSHTYTRTERTEISKTRGGETKREVRVEESTQVGGGGSPFRDVFGDFLGRESLSSFAGLTARPEVESGSQAMTAQVTSPSGKTVDADIVDGGSSTYSVRFIPQEIGPHTVNVKYRGQHVPGSPFQFTVGPMGEGGAHKVRAGGPGLERGVAGAPSEFSIWTREAGAGGLSIAVEGPSKAEITFEDRKDGSCGVSYIVKEPGDYEVSIKFNNEHIPDSPFIVPIATLSDEARRLTVTSLQEKDLKVNQEASFMVQRNGPRGVVDAKVHTPSGSTEECYVSELDSDKSAIRFIPRENGVHSIDVKFNGCHIPGSPFNVRVGDPGLIGDPGMVTAHGPGLQGGTTGIPSEFVVKTCNAGSGTLSVNIDGPSKVKMDCRECPEGYRITYTPMAPGNYLITIKYGGPQHIVGSPFKAKVTGTRLSGGHSLHETSSVLVETVTKTSKVGGAYSASSSSSTTSTKLTSDASKVVCRGQGLSKAVVGQKNNFSVDCSKAGTNMLMVGVHGPHAPCEEVYVKHMGNKLYNVTYTVKDKGSYTVIVKWGDDNVPGSPYKVSAP
- the flnc gene encoding filamin-C (The RefSeq protein has 1 substitution compared to this genomic sequence), giving the protein MMANNYDDQLPPQYYQATDFGDEEEDEMPATEKDLAEDAPWKKIQQNTFTRWCNEHLKCVNKTITDLQKDFSDGLKLISLLEVLSQKKMYRKHHTRPNFRQMKLENVSVALEFLDREHIKLVSIDSKAIVDGNLKLILGLIWTLILHYSISMPMWDDEDDEETKKLTPKQRLLGWIQNKVPQLPINNFNRDWRDGKALGALVDNCAPGLCPDWVDWDPNQPVQNAKEAMQQADDWLGVPQVIAPEEIVDPDVDEHSVMTYLSQFPKAKLKPGAPLRPKQLFPDKVKAYGPGIEPHGNKVLHPAVFTVETLEAGSGEVLVFVEDPEGHKEEAKVKPNKDKRGTYTVTYTPKVEGVHKVKVLFAGQDIDKSPYTVNVDKDMGDPSKVHARGPGLEATGNVANKPTYFDIYTAGAGNGDISVVIVDPQGKKDTVELILENKGDSVFRCTYHPVLEGPHTIHILFAGQEIPRSPFHVNIAEAPSVAPPAGAPLQIVPQSVRTPPGAKGAAGVPPKKAGRPTINPNACRATGRGLQPKGVRIREVADFKVFTKGAGSGTLNVSVKGPTGAEEQVKVRDAGNGVYECEYYPLKAGKYTVSITWGGQPIPRSPFEVEVGEEAGFQKVRAWGPGLKTGMVGKSADFVVEAIGTEVGTLGFSIEGPSQAKIECDDKGDGSCDVHYWPTEPGDYAVHVICDDEDIKDSPFMAHILPAVNNVFPEKVKAYGPGLQPTGVIVNKPTEFTIDARMAGKGHLRIYAQDVEGCTIDIKITDRGDGTFMCVYTPVKPIKHTIIITWGEVNVPNSPFRVLVGEGSHPDKVKVFGPGVEKTGLKANEPTYFTVDCSEAGQGDISIGIKCAPGVVGPAEADIDFDIIKNDNDTFTVKYTPPAPGRFTIMVLFADQEIPISPFKVKVDPSHDAGKVRAEGPGLNKTGVEVGTPTHFTIYTKGAGKAKPEVHFAASGPGEAVRDFEIIDNHDYSYTVKYTALQQGNMAISIALGGDTIPKSPFHITVAPAMDLAKVKVEGLDTKVEVGKDQEFTVNTKGAGGLGNVGVKMTSPSGRPIPCKLESDKAKGNHSVKYIPPEEGQYKVDVNYDGNPVLGSPFGVEAVMPADPSKVRAFGPGLQGGIVGKPAPFTIDTKGAGAGGLGLTVEGPCEAKIECQDNGDGTCSVSYLPTEPGEYAINILFAEQHISGSPFKAAIRPALDPIKVVASGPGLERAKAGEPATFTVDCSRAGDAELTIEIVSETGVKAEVHIQKTAEGTFSVTYIPSFQGTHTITIKYGGHTIPHFPRVLQVEPSVDTSGVHVYGPGVEPRGVLREVTTHFIVDARALIKIGGGHVKVHIINPSGSNTDAYITDKGDGTYRVEYTAFEDGIHLIEVLYDDAPVPKSPFRVSVVEGCDPTRVRAFGPGLEGGITNKPNRFTVETRGAGTGGLGLTIEGASEAKISCKDNKDGSCSVEYVPFTPGDYDVNINYGGQPIPGSPFRVPVKDPVDPTKVKCSGPGLGTGVRAHVPQNFTVDCTQAGQAPLDVKLYGPTGTVEPVGVKNNGDGTHTVHYTPAQDGPYTVSVKYSDQEVPHSPFKVMSQPGHDASKVRASGPGLDIKGVPASLPVEFTIDARDAGEGLLTVQILDPEGKPKNATIQDNRDGTYTVSYVPDSTGPYTITIKYGGDEIPYSPYRIQSLPTGDASKCLLTVSVGGHGMSSLQKLQTSEDTVITVDAKAAGKGKVTCKVLTPQGMELDMDVVENRDGTFDIYYTAPEPGKYVITIRFGGQNIPKSPFQVMATNEPVVPRDTVDPLFRPVNFLVPFTPQQGEITGEVKMPSGKTARPHITDNKDGTITIKYQPTERGLHEMDIKYDGNHIPGSPLQFYVDAVNSGVVTAYGPGLSYGMVNKSATFTVVTKNAGEGGLSLAVEGPSKAEITCKDNKDGTCTVSYLPTAPGDYNIIVKFDNKHIPGSPFTAKITGDDSITRTSQLNVGTATDVSLKITETDLSCLTASIRAPSGNEEPCLLKRLPNRHLGISFTPKEVGEHEVSVRKDGIHVANSPFKIMVGQSEIGEASRVKAFGKGLIEAHTFEMAEFFVDTRNAGYGGLALSIEGPSKVDINCEDMEDGTCRVTYCPTEPGSYTVNIKFAEKHIPGSPFAVKVTGEGRIKESITRKRQASSLASVGSTCGLNLKIPGNWFQMVSAQERLTRTFTRSSHTYTRTERTEISKTRGGETKREVRVEESTQVGGGGSPFRDVFGDFLGRESLSSFAGLTARPEVESGSQAMTAQVTSPSGKTVDADIVDGGSSTYSVRFIPQEIGPHTVNVKYRGQHVPGSPFQFTVGPMGEGGAHKVRAGGPGLERGVAGAPSEFSIWTREAGAGGLSIAVEGPSKAEITFEDRKDGSCGVSYIVKEPGDYEVSIKFNNEHIPDSPFIVPIATLSDEARRLTVTSLQEKDLKVNQEASFMVQRNGPRGVVDAKVHTPSGSTEECYVSELDSDKSAIRFIPRENGVHSIDVKFNGCHIPGSPFNVRVGDPGLIGDPGMVTAHGPGLQGGTTGIPSEFVVKTCNAGSGTLSVNIDGPSKVKMDCRECPEGYRITYTPMAPGNYLITIKYGGPQHIVGSPFKAKVTGTRLSGGHSLHETSSVLVETVTKTSKVGGAYSASSSSSTTSTKLTSDASKVVCRGQGLSKAVVGQKNNFSVDCSKAGTNMLMVGVHGPHAPCEEVYVKHMGNKLYNVTYTVKDKGSYTVIVKWGDDNVPGSPYKVSAP